One genomic segment of Hydrocarboniclastica marina includes these proteins:
- a CDS encoding translocation/assembly module TamB domain-containing protein, producing MSLLRWRNLKRTGLALLALILLLLAVMVGLAVWLLGTDSGGRFALNQVPGLVYKEYEGRLGGSWRADRVEWRSDALAIIIEDIAMDWSPGCLWQREVCLDALTVASVAIETTPSEAPVEESAEPFSLPEINLPVTVSVDKLHLDRLTLNGTLLLQDLALQGNLSGSDLHLDNLALGREDLELDVTGDLTMAGHWPVEANIQYRMPLLDDQLAVNLDARGRIGRNLHLEALVSGYVDGTLSGLVQPLEPGFPAELTAHPTQLPIPGSVPPTLRPEDVIIAAVGNLNDGWSVKAEAQLPAEGQPMPLVIEGHVTTEGARIDKVSVTAGQQRSLTVAGALGWSEGFTADATLSWREFPWQRLFPDMSPLPVELQTLEGTIALADGAYEGQLEAAFTGPAGPSTLATPFKGDFGQISLPALSLQAGPGSVEGTLGLQFADALGWNADLAVQALNPGYWVEAMPGTLNGRVQSEGVLAEAGPDLSATIDLDGTLRDQPIQVGVELEGSPEQWQASPIRVRFGDNEITGSAGQDKGLDVRLQLELARLAQLWPGLEGSLTGELTASGWPDALQAKLNLNSPGLGYNDSGLEALSVDVAINQEQVSGRTLEQSELELTVTAVGIETAGQRIEQVRLNGSGSVDQHELRVRVEESRGNIDLRFEGGSELLRRQLAALGKEQPQASGPAAVWSGALTDGEIVAADQRWILQSPAALAYDARGEVTLGAHCWAWESASLCAEDQRLWPDPRLRLALDNFSSELAAPFLPPELRWQGAINGKVNLDLDSGGPRGQVVLDAGSGVFSAREPADEDDDGPEWIDYPYDELRLTADLSPDAVVAQARLNGPGLGGLQANVTVDDPQGDVRPLRGEFALDELNLALFRPFADLQELAGTLNGTGQIGGTLDEPVVTGTLNLVGGQIADPRIPLQFDDVALEIQFTETGAELEGDWRSGEKGTGSIAGDIGWSDGLNATINVTGKRLPARLEPYADVEVAPDMTITFKDEQLSITGRVAIPRGAVEIRGLPPQAVSVSGDTVVVGQEEQEEKGPGLDLNMDLAVIVGEDKLTFSGFGVTGELVGRLQIGNDLDTRGELSLRDGRYEIYGQRLTLRRANLIFAGPVSQPYLQIEAIRRVDDVTAGIRLTGPADQPQTEVFSEPSMSEEQALSYLILGRPLQSQQDNSVVGTAAISIGLNQAAPLTRALGERVGVKDLQLDTEGSGDSQRIVATGYITDKLSIRYGVSLFEAANRLALRYDLTEQLYLEAASGLASSLDIFYSRDYE from the coding sequence ATGAGTCTGCTGCGCTGGCGTAACCTGAAAAGAACGGGCCTGGCCCTGCTGGCGTTGATTCTCCTGCTTCTGGCCGTGATGGTCGGGTTAGCAGTCTGGTTACTGGGCACCGACTCGGGGGGCCGTTTCGCCCTGAACCAGGTTCCCGGCCTGGTCTATAAAGAATATGAAGGCAGACTCGGTGGAAGCTGGCGGGCTGACCGCGTGGAATGGCGTTCGGATGCACTGGCCATCATCATCGAAGACATCGCCATGGACTGGTCCCCGGGGTGTCTGTGGCAGCGCGAAGTCTGCCTTGATGCGCTGACCGTGGCCAGCGTGGCCATCGAAACCACGCCTTCGGAAGCGCCAGTAGAAGAGTCAGCTGAACCCTTCAGTCTGCCGGAGATCAACCTGCCGGTAACCGTCTCGGTCGACAAGCTGCACCTTGACCGACTGACGCTCAACGGGACGCTGCTTCTGCAGGACCTTGCGCTACAGGGCAATCTTTCGGGGAGTGACCTGCACCTGGACAATCTCGCCCTGGGCCGCGAGGATCTCGAACTGGATGTCACCGGCGACCTGACCATGGCCGGTCACTGGCCTGTAGAGGCAAACATCCAGTACCGCATGCCCTTGCTGGACGACCAGCTGGCCGTGAACCTCGACGCACGGGGCCGAATCGGTCGTAACCTGCACCTGGAAGCCCTGGTTTCAGGCTATGTCGACGGCACCCTCTCCGGCCTGGTGCAACCGCTGGAGCCGGGCTTCCCCGCGGAGCTTACCGCACACCCTACACAACTGCCTATCCCCGGGTCGGTTCCGCCGACGTTACGCCCCGAAGACGTCATTATCGCCGCTGTTGGCAACCTCAATGACGGCTGGTCGGTAAAGGCCGAAGCCCAACTGCCAGCAGAAGGTCAACCTATGCCGCTGGTGATCGAGGGCCACGTCACCACCGAAGGCGCTCGTATAGACAAAGTAAGCGTGACCGCAGGGCAGCAGCGCAGCCTGACCGTTGCCGGAGCGCTGGGCTGGAGCGAGGGCTTTACGGCCGACGCGACCCTGAGTTGGCGCGAATTTCCCTGGCAGCGGCTGTTCCCCGACATGAGCCCGCTGCCGGTTGAGCTACAAACGCTTGAAGGAACGATCGCGCTGGCAGACGGTGCCTACGAGGGTCAGCTGGAGGCAGCTTTCACCGGGCCCGCGGGCCCATCGACTCTGGCCACGCCGTTCAAGGGAGACTTTGGCCAGATCAGCCTGCCCGCACTTTCACTACAAGCCGGGCCGGGCTCAGTGGAGGGCACCCTGGGCCTGCAGTTCGCGGATGCGCTCGGCTGGAACGCCGACCTGGCCGTACAGGCGCTTAACCCGGGGTACTGGGTTGAAGCCATGCCGGGCACTCTCAACGGACGGGTGCAAAGCGAAGGTGTTCTGGCGGAGGCCGGGCCAGACCTCAGCGCGACCATAGACCTCGACGGCACGCTGCGCGATCAGCCTATACAGGTGGGGGTTGAGCTCGAGGGCAGTCCCGAGCAATGGCAGGCCTCACCGATACGGGTGCGGTTCGGCGACAATGAAATTACAGGCTCCGCCGGCCAGGACAAAGGCCTCGACGTCCGGCTACAACTTGAGCTGGCCCGACTGGCACAACTCTGGCCCGGTCTTGAGGGCAGTCTCACCGGCGAGCTTACAGCCAGTGGCTGGCCTGACGCCCTCCAGGCGAAGCTGAACCTGAACAGCCCCGGCCTGGGCTACAACGATTCTGGACTGGAAGCACTGTCCGTCGACGTTGCGATCAACCAGGAGCAGGTCTCCGGCCGTACCCTCGAGCAAAGCGAGCTTGAGCTGACGGTAACCGCCGTCGGCATCGAAACCGCTGGACAACGCATCGAGCAGGTCCGCCTCAACGGCAGCGGCTCGGTTGATCAACATGAGTTACGTGTCCGTGTCGAAGAGAGTCGCGGCAATATTGACCTTCGCTTCGAAGGGGGCAGCGAACTTCTCAGGCGCCAGTTGGCCGCACTGGGTAAGGAGCAGCCCCAGGCCAGCGGGCCGGCTGCGGTATGGAGCGGGGCCCTGACCGATGGCGAAATTGTCGCCGCAGACCAGCGTTGGATCCTGCAATCGCCCGCAGCGTTGGCCTATGACGCCAGGGGCGAGGTGACGCTCGGCGCGCATTGCTGGGCCTGGGAGTCAGCCAGCCTCTGCGCCGAGGACCAGCGCCTTTGGCCCGATCCTCGCCTGCGTTTGGCCCTGGACAATTTTTCCAGTGAGCTCGCAGCGCCCTTCCTGCCTCCGGAGTTACGCTGGCAAGGGGCGATCAACGGCAAGGTCAATCTTGATCTCGATAGCGGTGGCCCGCGCGGGCAGGTCGTACTCGATGCGGGCTCCGGTGTGTTCAGTGCGCGCGAACCTGCAGACGAAGACGATGACGGTCCGGAGTGGATCGACTATCCCTATGACGAGCTACGCCTGACGGCGGACCTGAGCCCCGACGCAGTGGTCGCCCAGGCAAGACTCAACGGACCCGGCCTGGGTGGCCTCCAGGCCAACGTAACGGTTGATGATCCCCAGGGAGATGTTCGGCCCCTGCGAGGCGAGTTTGCCCTGGATGAGCTTAACCTGGCCCTGTTCCGGCCTTTCGCCGACCTGCAGGAACTCGCTGGCACGCTCAACGGCACCGGTCAGATTGGCGGAACGCTGGACGAGCCTGTGGTCACCGGCACGCTCAATCTCGTGGGAGGTCAAATTGCCGACCCCAGGATTCCCCTTCAGTTTGACGATGTGGCGCTGGAGATTCAGTTTACCGAAACCGGCGCCGAGCTGGAGGGCGACTGGCGCAGCGGCGAAAAAGGCACCGGCAGTATCGCCGGCGACATCGGCTGGAGCGACGGCCTGAACGCAACCATCAATGTGACCGGCAAGCGTCTGCCAGCCCGCCTGGAGCCCTACGCTGACGTTGAAGTTGCGCCCGACATGACCATTACCTTCAAGGACGAGCAACTGTCCATTACCGGCCGTGTTGCAATTCCACGGGGCGCGGTTGAGATCAGGGGACTACCACCCCAGGCCGTCAGCGTGTCGGGCGACACAGTTGTGGTAGGCCAGGAGGAGCAAGAGGAAAAAGGCCCTGGCTTGGACCTGAATATGGATCTCGCAGTGATTGTGGGCGAAGACAAGCTGACGTTTTCCGGCTTTGGCGTCACCGGCGAATTGGTCGGCAGGCTTCAGATCGGCAACGATCTCGACACCCGCGGAGAACTCAGCCTCCGCGACGGCCGTTACGAGATATATGGCCAGAGGCTGACTCTGCGGCGGGCCAACCTCATCTTCGCCGGCCCTGTCAGCCAGCCCTATCTTCAGATTGAAGCGATCCGGCGTGTCGACGACGTCACTGCCGGCATTCGCCTGACCGGGCCGGCCGACCAACCACAGACCGAAGTCTTCTCCGAACCCTCAATGAGCGAAGAACAGGCGTTGTCTTACCTGATTTTGGGCCGCCCATTGCAGAGTCAGCAGGACAATAGCGTCGTCGGTACGGCGGCGATCTCTATCGGACTTAATCAGGCAGCGCCACTGACCCGAGCGCTGGGTGAGCGAGTCGGTGTAAAGGACCTTCAGCTCGATACGGAAGGCAGCGGCGACTCCCAACGCATTGTCGCCACCGGCTACATAACTGACAAGTTGAGTATCCGCTACGGTGTCAGCCTGTTCGAAGCCGCCAATCGGCTTGCGCTCCGTTATGACCTGACTGAGCAACTCTACCTGGAAGCCGCGAGCGGGCTCGCCAGCTCGCTGGACATCTTCTATAGCCGCGACTACGAATAA
- a CDS encoding autotransporter assembly complex protein TamA, with protein MKLTIRLCLAALLLLSTTARAQLDLVLKPDNDQLRQNIEVHIGDLEGRNTRGLRQTTSYVREQARQALQALGYYNPSINLTVLEEGPRLRLEIDAGEPVRFQDVLVRIEGPGSDFAAFQLPPDRIPKRGQKLDHSRYEGLKGLIRDRAQVYGFFDGKFSEQVLRVNPNTNAADVRLVYQTGRRFELGDVTFTGDTVFSDDLLNRFVQFEPGTPYQSNLIANLNRDLRGSGYFDEILIDATPARADNGRIPVTVQLGERKRHSVGVGGGFSTDVGPRALLNWTQHWINESGHKRGAEAEVSGPRQTLGGWYEIPLDPPMTDSLRFTTGYQREDIDDVETRQLSLGTEWHHRTNGGWQRVVSLEWQDERYEIGDDSGHSRLLLPGLSLDKLVSDDSIDPSEGYRLQLASQAGHRAVLSTVDVARIVLAAKGLTTVAENHRFLLRASVGAVATNDFENVPPTLRFFAGGDQSVRGYGYRSLGPTNSDGDNLGGRYLLESGAEYQYEFRENWRVASFIDHGNAVDTLNDALKTGAGMGIRWVSPVGPLRLDIARALTDQHWRIHFSMGPEL; from the coding sequence ATGAAACTCACAATCAGGCTTTGTCTTGCCGCCCTGCTCCTGTTGAGTACCACGGCCCGCGCGCAACTTGACCTTGTTCTCAAACCAGACAACGACCAGCTGAGACAAAACATCGAAGTGCACATCGGTGATCTCGAGGGCCGTAATACGCGCGGATTACGCCAGACCACAAGTTATGTGCGTGAACAGGCACGGCAGGCGCTACAGGCCCTGGGCTACTATAACCCCTCGATAAACCTGACTGTACTTGAGGAAGGACCTCGACTGCGGTTGGAGATTGACGCCGGTGAACCTGTGCGGTTTCAGGATGTCCTGGTACGCATCGAAGGCCCCGGCAGCGACTTCGCAGCGTTCCAGCTACCGCCTGACCGTATCCCCAAACGAGGCCAGAAACTTGACCACAGCCGCTACGAAGGTCTGAAGGGCCTGATTCGAGACCGGGCACAGGTGTACGGCTTTTTCGACGGCAAGTTCAGTGAGCAGGTACTGCGCGTCAACCCGAACACGAATGCGGCTGATGTACGGCTCGTGTACCAGACGGGCCGCAGGTTCGAACTTGGGGACGTCACTTTTACGGGCGACACCGTCTTCAGTGATGACCTCCTGAACCGCTTCGTGCAGTTTGAACCCGGCACCCCTTACCAGAGCAATCTGATCGCCAATCTTAATCGAGACCTCAGAGGTAGCGGCTATTTCGATGAGATCCTGATTGACGCGACACCGGCCCGGGCTGATAACGGTCGTATCCCGGTAACGGTCCAGCTGGGTGAGCGTAAACGCCACAGTGTGGGCGTCGGCGGCGGTTTCTCGACAGATGTCGGGCCGCGGGCCCTGCTCAACTGGACCCAGCACTGGATCAACGAATCCGGTCACAAGCGCGGGGCTGAAGCTGAAGTATCCGGCCCGCGCCAGACTCTGGGCGGCTGGTACGAAATCCCGCTGGATCCGCCCATGACTGATAGCCTGCGCTTCACCACAGGCTACCAGCGGGAAGACATCGACGACGTGGAAACGCGCCAGCTCAGCCTGGGCACCGAGTGGCATCACCGCACCAACGGGGGCTGGCAGCGCGTCGTGTCGCTGGAGTGGCAGGATGAGCGGTACGAAATTGGCGATGACAGCGGCCACAGCCGGCTGTTACTACCCGGCCTGAGCCTCGACAAACTGGTCAGCGACGACAGTATCGATCCCAGCGAAGGTTACCGGCTCCAGCTGGCCAGTCAGGCCGGCCACCGCGCCGTTCTTTCAACCGTCGACGTCGCCCGGATCGTGCTTGCAGCCAAGGGCCTCACGACCGTCGCCGAGAATCACCGTTTTCTGCTCAGGGCCAGCGTCGGCGCTGTAGCAACCAACGATTTCGAGAATGTACCCCCGACCTTGCGGTTTTTCGCCGGCGGCGACCAGAGCGTCCGAGGCTATGGCTACCGCAGCCTCGGCCCGACCAACAGTGACGGCGACAACCTGGGCGGCCGCTATCTGCTGGAGAGCGGCGCAGAATATCAGTATGAGTTTCGCGAGAACTGGCGTGTCGCAAGCTTCATCGACCATGGCAATGCGGTCGACACACTGAATGACGCCCTCAAGACCGGCGCGGGAATGGGCATCCGCTGGGTTTCTCCGGTAGGTCCATTGCGCCTTGATATCGCCCGGGCATTGACCGACCAGCACTGGCGCATCCACTTTTCCATGGGGCCGGAGCTATGA
- a CDS encoding ATP-binding protein encodes MRIRTRFFLAFLVTGLSVVLITALLAAAGFSRGLDQYLGQRRVDRLEVLAEQFGAYYEMHRRWPAQFERVPGIRSGHFKGRGLVLLDRQRKPVIGEPERNRRYLSVPVMFDGAIVGYLAHPHSQPNFDPIDENFRNQQFSYLLLASALALLIALLVSWLLARQLVRPILRVAGFSKHLAAGDYDKRLPAGRTDELGELMTAINHLAEALGQAEHARDRWLADISHELRTPIAILQGEIEALIDGIRQPDSARLNSLHQEVKHLQKLLNDLHTLALADAGTLRYHFEPTDLAAIARSQTDLFERPFASAGLRLETDLPAAAMLRGDPERLRQLVANLLSNSLKYTRPEGVVRVSLSKQGKHWRLIIADSAPGVPLPERRRLFERLYRVESSRNRSEGGSGLGLAICQRIVEAHGGEITATEAELGGLKIDISLPEEQL; translated from the coding sequence ATGCGAATACGAACCCGCTTTTTTCTCGCTTTTCTGGTTACCGGTCTCAGCGTAGTGCTTATCACAGCCTTGCTGGCAGCGGCCGGCTTTAGCCGTGGCCTCGACCAGTACCTCGGCCAACGTCGGGTCGACCGGTTGGAAGTCCTGGCGGAACAGTTCGGTGCCTACTATGAGATGCATAGGCGCTGGCCCGCGCAGTTCGAGCGGGTACCAGGGATCCGTTCGGGCCACTTCAAGGGCAGGGGGCTGGTGCTCCTCGACCGACAGCGCAAGCCGGTCATCGGTGAGCCCGAGCGAAACAGGCGCTATCTGAGTGTCCCCGTCATGTTCGACGGAGCCATCGTCGGGTACCTGGCCCACCCGCACTCTCAGCCCAACTTCGACCCGATCGATGAGAACTTCCGTAACCAGCAGTTCAGTTATCTGCTGCTGGCCTCGGCCCTGGCCCTGCTTATTGCGCTGCTGGTGTCGTGGTTGCTGGCTCGTCAGCTGGTGCGCCCTATCCTCAGGGTGGCCGGCTTTTCAAAGCATCTCGCGGCGGGGGACTACGACAAGCGCCTGCCGGCAGGGCGGACGGATGAGCTCGGTGAACTGATGACGGCCATTAACCATCTGGCTGAAGCCCTTGGCCAGGCGGAGCACGCCCGGGACCGGTGGCTGGCTGATATTTCCCATGAGCTACGTACGCCGATTGCGATCCTCCAGGGGGAAATTGAGGCGCTTATAGATGGCATACGTCAGCCGGACAGTGCCCGTCTGAATTCTTTGCACCAGGAAGTAAAGCATCTGCAAAAGCTCCTGAACGATCTGCACACCCTTGCGCTGGCCGACGCGGGCACATTGCGCTATCACTTCGAACCGACCGACCTTGCCGCCATCGCCCGCAGCCAGACTGACCTGTTCGAGCGCCCGTTTGCCTCGGCCGGCCTTCGGCTTGAAACGGACCTGCCTGCCGCCGCGATGCTTCGAGGGGATCCGGAGCGCTTGCGACAGTTGGTGGCAAACCTGTTATCCAACAGCCTTAAATACACCCGACCGGAAGGCGTAGTCAGGGTTTCGCTTTCCAAACAGGGCAAGCATTGGCGGCTGATTATTGCTGACTCCGCCCCCGGCGTGCCATTGCCCGAGCGCCGTCGCCTGTTCGAGCGGCTCTATCGCGTGGAGAGTTCCCGTAACCGCAGCGAGGGTGGTTCGGGATTGGGCCTGGCGATCTGCCAGCGCATCGTCGAAGCCCACGGTGGCGAGATTACCGCGACCGAGGCCGAGTTGGGCGGTCTCAAGATAGACATATCCCTGCCTGAGGAGCAACTATGA
- a CDS encoding response regulator, with protein MSAAQTGARVLVVEDEGKLAQLLTDYLQAAGYQTEVLLDPEAIQAAVEAGRVDAILLDLMLPGTSGLEICKAIRKRSQVPILMVTAKVDEVDRLVGLELGADDYICKPFSPREVVARVRAVLRRTQPGRTDELELDANRFSLRYKGREVSLTTIEFALVQALADRPGHILSRDRLMTRMYSDHRIVSDRTIDSHVKKLRQKLAEVWDDVEFIHSVYGAGYRLEVAEICAMPTAAPDAT; from the coding sequence ATGAGCGCAGCGCAAACCGGAGCCCGGGTGTTGGTGGTTGAAGACGAGGGCAAGCTGGCGCAGTTACTGACCGACTATCTCCAGGCGGCGGGCTACCAGACTGAAGTTCTTCTGGACCCGGAGGCAATCCAGGCTGCCGTTGAGGCTGGCCGTGTTGACGCGATCCTGCTTGACCTGATGCTACCCGGCACCAGCGGACTGGAAATCTGCAAGGCAATTCGGAAGCGTTCGCAGGTGCCGATACTCATGGTAACGGCCAAAGTCGATGAGGTTGACCGGCTGGTGGGCCTGGAGTTGGGCGCAGATGACTATATCTGCAAGCCTTTCAGCCCGCGAGAGGTAGTGGCCCGGGTCAGGGCTGTTCTCAGGCGGACGCAACCCGGCCGTACCGATGAGCTGGAGCTGGACGCCAACCGTTTCAGCCTGCGCTATAAAGGCCGGGAAGTCAGCCTGACGACGATAGAGTTCGCCTTGGTGCAGGCCCTGGCCGACCGGCCCGGACACATACTGTCCCGTGATCGCCTGATGACGCGGATGTATTCCGACCACCGTATCGTTAGCGACCGTACGATCGATAGTCACGTCAAGAAACTGCGGCAGAAACTGGCTGAAGTCTGGGACGACGTTGAGTTTATCCACTCGGTCTATGGCGCCGGCTACCGACTGGAAGTGGCTGAGATATGCGCCATGCCAACAGCCGCTCCAGATGCCACCTGA